From one Catenuloplanes nepalensis genomic stretch:
- a CDS encoding DUF5666 domain-containing protein, with translation MAFRRSKHRGTDTVVLEKPAGDGLAAELAAVAPRQWRNRWTPVLAAVLLLGGGIMAGVEIQQRWGTATTSGPGGGMTFPGGAAGFQGRQGADAGTGDQAAQPQATATATAGGATEGTVKLVNGSTVYIVTADGRTITVKTSDGTTVRKAEEGALSDLAEGDTVTIEGTTADDNSVTATTITEK, from the coding sequence GTGCTGGAGAAGCCGGCCGGCGACGGGCTGGCCGCGGAGCTGGCCGCGGTCGCGCCGAGGCAGTGGCGGAACCGGTGGACGCCGGTCCTGGCGGCCGTGTTGCTGCTCGGTGGCGGCATCATGGCGGGCGTCGAGATCCAGCAGCGCTGGGGCACGGCGACCACCTCGGGCCCGGGCGGCGGGATGACGTTCCCCGGCGGTGCGGCCGGTTTCCAGGGACGCCAGGGTGCCGACGCGGGCACGGGTGATCAGGCGGCCCAGCCGCAGGCCACCGCGACCGCCACGGCCGGTGGGGCCACCGAGGGCACCGTGAAGCTGGTGAACGGCAGCACGGTCTACATCGTGACCGCGGACGGCCGGACGATCACCGTGAAGACCTCCGACGGCACGACGGTGCGGAAGGCGGAGGAGGGGGCCCTCAGCGACCTCGCCGAGGGCGACACCGTCACCATCGAGGGGACCACGGCCGACGACAACTCGGTGACCGCGACCACGATCACCGAGAAGTGA
- a CDS encoding STAS domain-containing protein, whose product MSLTVKTEQRDDVVVVSVAGELDMATAPQLQDQITDLLEKGRTRLVFDLAEVSFCDSTGLSVFVRAKNSTDDSGGLVRLAAPQRGVLRILEVSGLVEVLQTYPTVDEAVDGAPASA is encoded by the coding sequence ATGTCCTTGACGGTTAAGACCGAACAGCGCGACGACGTCGTCGTCGTGTCGGTGGCTGGTGAGCTCGACATGGCCACCGCCCCGCAGCTGCAGGATCAGATCACCGACCTGTTGGAGAAGGGCCGCACCCGGCTCGTCTTCGACCTGGCGGAGGTCTCGTTCTGCGACTCGACCGGCCTGTCCGTCTTCGTCCGCGCCAAGAACAGCACGGACGACAGCGGCGGCCTGGTCCGGCTCGCGGCACCGCAGCGCGGGGTGCTGCGGATCCTCGAGGTGAGCGGGCTGGTCGAGGTGCTCCAGACCTACCCGACCGTGGACGAGGCCGTGGACGGCGCGCCGGCGTCCGCCTAG